In Caulobacter segnis ATCC 21756, the sequence GCGGGGGCTGAATGGCCCAGAACGCTGGACGAACTCCGTAGGCGCGGAACGATGGGTCTTGGGCGCAAGGCCCAGGAAGGCGGGAATTGATCCCTGCCTTCTACGTCGATCCGCCCTAGGCCGACTTGGCTCGGCCGCTGATCGTCGCGCCGGCGTCCTTGTCCAGCGCCAGGTAGACGGGCAGGGCCAGCAGCGTCACGAGACCGATCGCGACGAACGGCAGCACGAACCGGTCAGGCGTCAGGCCCCCCCCGGAGCCCCGCGCCAGATGCAGCATCACGCCGCCGAAGCTGACGCCCAGAGCCAGGCCGACCTGCTGCATGACGGCCGACAGGGTCGAAGCCGAGGCGGTCTTGCTCTCGGGCACGTCGGCATAGGCGATGGTGTTGATGGCGATGAACTGGTTGGACCGGCAGAACCCGCCCAGCAGCAACGCCGCCATCATCACGGCCATCGGCGTCGCTGAGGTGAAGAAGCCCGGCGCGGCGGTGAACAGCGCCGTCAGGGTGACGAAAACGGCCAGCGATGTCCGGAATCCGAAGCGTCGAAGCCCCGCGGCGGCGAACGGGCGGGCGATCAGCACGCCGATGCCTGTCGTCAGGGTGACGAAGCTGGCCTTGAGCGGGCTCCAGCCCAGGGCGACCTGCAACAGCAACGGCATCAGGAACGGACTGGCCCCGATGCCCAATCTCACCAACGCGCCGCCCAGGAGGCTGGCCCGATAGGTCGGATAGCGGAGCAGGGACAGGTCCAGGATGGGGCGGCCGGTGCGCGTGCAGATCCGCAGATAGACAAGGCCGCAGGCGATGGAGACCGCCAGCAGGGCGATCTGGAACCAGACGGGCAGAAGGCCGACCCCCGCGGTCTCGGCCACAACGACCACCCCGCTGATCGCCGCCGCCGACAGCGCGAAGCCGAGGGTGTCAAAGCGTCCGAGGTCTCGTTGAGGCTGGCTGGCCGGGACGAACCGCATAACGGCTATGGCGCCGAGCAGGCCGATCGGCAGGTTGATGTAGAAGATCCAGGGCCATTCGGCGACGCTGAGCACCAGGCCGGCGATCGGGGGCCCGATCAGGGGGCCGACCAGGGCGGGCATGGTGAACCAGCCCATGGCCGACAGCAGCCGCGCCTTGGGCGTCGCCCCGACCACGATCAGCCGGGCCACCGGCGTCATCATCGCCCCGCCCAGGCCTTGCAAGATCCGCGAGGCCACCAGGGCTTCCAGGTTGCGCGACAGGCCGCACAGCGCCGAGCCCAGCAGGAAGACGGCCATGGCCGACAGGAAGACCCGTCGCGCCCCGAACCGCTCGGCCGCCCAGCCGCTGGCGGGCGTGAAGACGGCGAGAGCCAGGATGTAGGAGGTCAGGGCCAGCTTGAGATGGATCGGGTCCACCGCGAAGGCGCGGGCCAGGGTGGGAAGCGCTGTCGAGAGCGCGGTGGAGTCGATGAACTCCATCAGAAGCGCGCTGGCGACGGCGATCGAGACCAGCCGGGTCGACAGCGGAGAGGCTTGAGACTCTGTTGTTGGATCGCTCACGCGGGCGCTTTACGCCCGCGTGGGATGCAGGTCCAGCGGACCTAGTGGCCCGGTCGGGGCTGGAAGGTCCGTTTTTCCTTCAGCTTGAGGCAGGCCTGGTCCGGCGTCTGGCCATGCTGAGGCTTGGGCTCCACCTTCGGGAAGCTGAGGTTGGTCATCGGGTTCTGGTTCTGGAAACCGCTGGTCATGGCTGTTTCTCCCATATGCCGTTAACCCTTATCACGCCGCGTGGCCGATTTCATCGATAAGTCGAACGTCGACCGAGACTTGCAGGCGTGACTTGCCTGGATCGCCAAGGATCGCGCCGGACACCGGAAGGGCCTGCGCGGGGGTGCGGGTCGCGGCGACGCGGATCAGGTCGGGCGACTCCGCCAGGCCGTTGGTCGGATCGAACTCCAGCCAGCCCAGGTCGGGCAGGAAGACCTCGCACCAGGCGTGAGTGGCCCCGGCCCCGCGGATCTGGGCGTTGGGCGAATGGATGTAGCCGGTGGCGAACAGGGCCGCGTAGCCCAGACGTCTCAACCCCTCGACCATCAGCCAGGCCAGGTCCCGGCAGGCGCCGCTACGCTTGCGCAGGGTCTCGACGGGCGTCTGGACGCCGGCCTCCTCGCGGGCGCGGTATTCGAACTGCTCGTGGATCAGGTCGTTGACCCGCAGCAGGAAGGCGAGGGCCGGCTCGTCCTTGTGGCTGGCCAAGCCGCGCAGCCACCGCAGCAGCACCGCGTCGGGATCGTCGGTCACCGGGGCGATGAATGGCTCCAGCGTCGCGCGGTCCTCCCGCGAATAGACGATCGGCGTCAGGGTGTCGGGGTTCTCGATCCGCTGGGGGACCAGCGGGGCGGGGTAGCGGTCGATGACCAGCTCGCTGGCCACCCGCATGGCGTCGGCCTTGCCGTTCGGCTGGAAGATGCAGATGCAGTTGCCGTTGGCGTCGTAGCTCCAGCGCGTGTCGCCGGGCGGGAACAGGCGCAGGGAGGCCTCGACAATCCGCAGGGCGTGGCTGTCGCGCGGCCGCAGCATCAGCCGCTGAGCGCCAAAGCTCACCGGCCGCTCATAGTAATACCGGGTCTCGTGCAGGATGCGCAGCCGTCCCATGTCGAACCCAA encodes:
- a CDS encoding MFS transporter, whose translation is MSDPTTESQASPLSTRLVSIAVASALLMEFIDSTALSTALPTLARAFAVDPIHLKLALTSYILALAVFTPASGWAAERFGARRVFLSAMAVFLLGSALCGLSRNLEALVASRILQGLGGAMMTPVARLIVVGATPKARLLSAMGWFTMPALVGPLIGPPIAGLVLSVAEWPWIFYINLPIGLLGAIAVMRFVPASQPQRDLGRFDTLGFALSAAAISGVVVVAETAGVGLLPVWFQIALLAVSIACGLVYLRICTRTGRPILDLSLLRYPTYRASLLGGALVRLGIGASPFLMPLLLQVALGWSPLKASFVTLTTGIGVLIARPFAAAGLRRFGFRTSLAVFVTLTALFTAAPGFFTSATPMAVMMAALLLGGFCRSNQFIAINTIAYADVPESKTASASTLSAVMQQVGLALGVSFGGVMLHLARGSGGGLTPDRFVLPFVAIGLVTLLALPVYLALDKDAGATISGRAKSA
- a CDS encoding transglutaminase family protein, giving the protein MGRLRILHETRYYYERPVSFGAQRLMLRPRDSHALRIVEASLRLFPPGDTRWSYDANGNCICIFQPNGKADAMRVASELVIDRYPAPLVPQRIENPDTLTPIVYSREDRATLEPFIAPVTDDPDAVLLRWLRGLASHKDEPALAFLLRVNDLIHEQFEYRAREEAGVQTPVETLRKRSGACRDLAWLMVEGLRRLGYAALFATGYIHSPNAQIRGAGATHAWCEVFLPDLGWLEFDPTNGLAESPDLIRVAATRTPAQALPVSGAILGDPGKSRLQVSVDVRLIDEIGHAA